AGATGGATGGGAATACCTTTATCGAACTTTTTGCCATCTGGGTTCAATCGCAGAATCTGAAATATGTCCTCGAACAGACGATCAACCATCCTTGCCGCTCTGAACGCCGAGTGTTGTCTCGCTACAAAGACGGTGTTCTGAGTAGTGGGACGACTATGGGGCTTGCTTGCGGGAGATTGGCATTTAACTGCGAAGCTACCATCTCCCACCTTGACATGCTGAACGGTCCTGATCTCCCAAAAAATTCCACAAAGTAAAAataaagattaagtacttaaaacCCCTAACATTTAGTGTTATTCTAAATTGGTTCAAACATTTTTGAATATTCCAAAAAAATACTTAATTTATTAAAAGTGTAACATCCATTAAACCCAAGTTAATTTTCTGCTAAAATAACTAGAGCTTACTTTGTTTCCAATCAATAAAAGGTCATGAAACTAACAGTCACCACCACTCTCATCAGGCCATCACCACTAAAAACTAATGCGCAACCACCAACTCCACCCTACAACTCAAGGCCACTCTAAACATGAGCAAAACAAATATGCTATAGCAGCTGGAAGTAGTCACAAAAAGTATCCACTTCACATCATCACCCACACAGATCACATAGAACTTCAACATGTTATCAAAGAGGCAGTTCTGGTGGCAGATGCACTTTTTGACTCAAGGCTTACAATAGGCTTCAAATACTAGAAATATAACCAAATTCAATCTTGTAGGTGGTGGCGACTATTTGATCGGGTTGTTCTATCTCCTTTAATATCAAGGATTATGATGGTAATACATCAATATCAACCTATGTTCTTTCTCCCCTCCTTTCTAAGTCTTCCTCCCTTATTACCTTATCAAATTTAACTCACCTTAGGTCTTAATATTTTTCAATCAAGTAGGCCAATCAAAGCTTTCAAGACTAGTATAAAACTTGGAAAAGGGTTTGCATGGTTGGAGGTTAAGCTTGGAGTTGGCGAGGGTTTGATATTTTCggatcttcatttttgttttctgttttatttgtgaatttgtttatttatttgtttcatctttatgtattttttgaaattattattattattattattatttgtgtcCAAGTAAGCTAAAAGTGAGACCCATTGTTACCCGATGGGACATTATCAATAGGTTGGATGCTTGTTGGAATGTATCAAAAGGTTGAGACTAATTTTGAATGACAATAAAAGAATGAGGGACTTTAAGTATTTAatcctaaaaataaataaatagatttgACCGCTCTATTGTAACATATTTAGAGCAACTCTAGCCCAATTTTTTAGGCTGGCCTAAAGTCCAAAAAAGAGGTCGGCACCCCCCAAAATCACTCTAGCCAAGCCTAATAGGCTGGCACTCAGCCCAAGCCAGCTTCTAGGCCGGCCCAAAACGTGTTGAGCAAAGGCCCAGCCTATGTGACATCACGCTGGCTTTAGCATGACGTTGTATAATCTCATCTCTAGCGCCTATGTCGTCTGGCATCACCGATCATCCCACAAACCTAGTCACCAAATCTTGCCTTCTCCTTTGTACATGAGTTGTTGCCCCCTTTTCCAACCATTGAATTGATTAAAGCTTATGTTTGAAGATTAAAGCTTATAAATCCCAAATATAGAAACACCAAAATCTACGATAAACCCATAAAACTATTACCTTGGGTTGTAGTGCTCTTATCTAGAAATCCATAGGCAAAAACGAAATCAAATTTGGAGCTGTAAATCataaattatattaaaaacTTGATTTGGGATTTTTGAGTAAAAGAGATAGCTCTCTCTGATTCAAGGAATAAGAAGAAGGATCTGCTGGTCTTTTGATCCAAATGAAATTAGGTGCATATTCAGCTTCCTcatttgaagaagaaaacatggagaaaaatgggagaaaaaatgagaggggagagagaaggTTGGTCGGAGAAATAAGGGGAGAATACAAAGGATAGGGAATGGAAACATTGGGAAGGAAACAAAAATGttgagtgcatttttgctcaacaccatttaatgtggtgtatgctcaccatcctAATTATCAccattagatgagtttgaatttcgagaTTCGTGTAGTAGATAAGCACAAATCTCGAAATTCAAACTTATCTAATGGTGATAAATAGGGTGGTGAGTATACACCACactaaatggtggtgagcaaaaatacttCCAAAAATGTTAGACCTTTCGAGAGAAAGGAAgaaatttcctaaaagaaaaaaataaattaatgataaaatattaattgatatgaaTGAAATAATGTAATATGAGATAGGTTGAGTGTCAGCGTATTTTTTAGGGGTAGAGTTGCATTTGGCCAATTACTGTTTATTGGGGTCAAtcactattcatttgagtggattaaatgggctgggtgttAGCgcatttttaggggtggagttgctcttatggGCGTATTTTAGAGAAGCTTAAAAATGTAAGGGTATTCAATTAagatctaattttttttttttttgtaaatgtttAAGTATATTTTAGAGAAGTCTGTGGCCACGAGCATGGTGAAATACCATAGCTGCTCTGGGTTGGGAAGAAGTGGATAACCGTGGCTTGCCACtagttgtcttttttttttttcaaaaagaaaataattagaATGTTAAAGTTACAGAAGTCTATAGAATTTCATGTGTATGAATCTATTAAAGTTTGGATGTATTCAGAATATCATTGATTTTGAAAGCATTTTGAAATTAATGGCTTTTTAGAGATTTTGTGATGTATTATAGATAATAAAAATCTCACCTCTCATCCAAAGATTTTGTTGGATTTTTCTCTTCCATCTTCTCATAATATAATCAACCACCAATCCTCCCACTGCATTTCTACCACCATCCTCCCCACCTTGCCATCACCATCACTGCCACCATTACCTTGTATCGAACATTACCACCACCATCCTCTCCACTGCCACCATTACATCTACCAAGGGAAGAGCCGTGAAGGGACTAGAATGGTCACGGGTGTACcctgacatttttttttcacccaagaaaattaaagttatccctttgatttaaaataatttttcaggGTATTCTGGCCCCAACTAGAATCTTTTCCTTATTTCCTTCACTAGGTTCGGTATGAGGTTGGTGGCTTTTATGCCGTTAACTGGGATCACTATGAGTTTTGAGTAACTCAGATGATcagaacagagagagagagaaaatcgACGAGAAAActggttttatttttatttttaaagggaCTTTTATTTTGAATCTTAGTCATGATACTGGGTATGAGGGTTGAGTTGAGGAAGATGATAACAAGAACGGTATTATACCAATACCAAATGATGAGGGTCGGTAGCTTAGGACAAGACATATCCTTATTTTTCTTAGATCAGAAGAGCGTTTTATGGTGAGACTTTTGGCTCCTCCTGAACCACCTTGGTAagaccatcaccaccaccactatcCTCATCACCACCATAACGCCACCGCCGCCACTAGAACCATGTCAGAATTATCACTATAGGCCctaccatcaccaccaccatcattacCTTATCACGACCCTCGCCACCACCATACCTCCACCGCCTACTCCCCACAAACATCACACATGATGGCCCGCCACTTTTTTCAAAACTAATGGAAATGTCCATGAATTTTAATGGACATGCATAAATTCATGATAAAAGTCTCACagatttcattaaaattcaCATAGAATTTACTCAAAATCCATTTCAAGGCTCACAAGCTCTCTCAATATTCATGGATTTATAACTCCCACAACATCTTCTAAATCTCACTTGAATATCCTCCCCGCCCCCTAGTTTTGTTTTTGACCAAAACAATTTAGTTTTCATTAACTTCCggaaaacaaaaataaccaTTATGTTTTTATTCATTAGTTCTTATTTTCTGTGTTTGAGATATGTGAGTGCATATAGGAAAACGGAGGTGTCAAAATGGGCGGTGAGagtgaagagaagaaagaatgaaaacaaaatcttaAAAGTAAGACCGACTTAGAATGGCTTTCGGCTCCTAGTTTTCATTTTGAGTTTTTCTATTATATTTCTTCTACGTGTATTTACTCCATCCTTCCTTTAATCTTTCCCCGCCCTACATTTCTCCCATTTcctgaattttatttttagttttggaATTGTAGGGTCTAAATTCTTACAGTTTCATAAGGTTGTGGGAATGAATTTTTGGTCAATCAAATAGCCGATCCCATACTCCAAACCAAAAGAAATAACTAATACCTATTCCGCTGGTTGTCGGATAATAGAGTTTTATGTTGAAgatataacaaaacaaaatgcaGTTTATAAGTGGAACTCTATTCTTCACACGTCTCTCATTTCATTTATATACTAGAGTCAACATAACTTTTTGAAGGCTTGGTCATTCATTGAATACTCTTTTAAGCTGAAGTTAACCTCTATTTTTTGGAAATCCAACTTAAAAAAGCAAACTTGAGACTAATAAACTGAGCCTAGGACGTGTTGAAATAATAACTTGCAATGATATCATAATAAACATTTTTAGGCTTATCACCACCACAAATATCATTATTATCATCCTCAACTTAaccaaattaaattttataacaaAAGACATCGATGTTTGGACCGTAATAAGAAATTACTATGAATAGAAGTCAATGCCAAAAGTTATTGTAAATGAGACTATTTTATACCTTGTGGTTGACCACACTAATTTCTCATGTTAATAAACAAACTCATGTTGTCAAAAGCTCAAATTCTAAACCACAAACGTTCAAGCAAAAGAATCTAACCTCCCTACCCAATGTGGACTACATACAAAATGCTCCCACGTGGCAAGAAGCCCACCAATTTGGAGAAAGCATCGGTCCAGGTCGGTTAGATGTTAGAAAAATTGAATATTCAAAAAAGTTGAAGACAAGGAAGAAGCTAAGTTTGATTTGATGTGTCTTGGAACGTTTGAGTTAGAGTAATTTGGACCTCAAAATTTGTCTGGTTGATGTTCACACACCTTCAAAACCTCCCAGATTCTCCCACACCTTTACTTGCACCACAATACCATCTTCGTTCATCACCAAGTTTTCCCTCTCCTCATAGCTCCTGAATCTTTGGCTAGATTTTCTTATCAAAATCTTCCATTTTCTCGTAAACCCCATCAACAGATTCTTGGCATTTCCCTGAATCCAGCTGCCAAGAttgttttttgggaaaaattcTGATCTGGGATTTTCACAAAAAGGTGGTTTGagcttttgagagagagaggatggtGGGAGCTGCTCTGTCTCTGGTAGGTTCGTCGGTGGTGGACTCGCACACTAGTCCTTGCCTGTGTTTGGATGCGCTGCCGACGACGGCGATGAATCTCAAGAGCGGCGGCGAAATGGTTTTGCAGAGGAATTCAATGGCCAAGAAGCATGTGGTGAAACCAGGCTCCTTGGAGTTGGGCAGTTCGTTCATTGATTTTGGCCACGACAGGCGATTTTCGATGAAATCTCTTCCTGTTACAGGGAATAGGAGTACGAGGAAGCGAAAGAACCGGGGTTTTGTAATTGTTAATGAACTTGGTGGGCAGTATGAAGACAGTTTTGAGGATGTTAAGACGGTGAGAAACTTGTCCCCTATTGAGATTTTTGATGAACTTTCTTTGGATGATGTTTTATATGTTCAACTCTCTTACATACATGATGTAGTTTGTTGGTGTTTTGGTGTGTATGAGACCCTTAGTTGACTACCTTATCCGTTTCTGTATGTGATTGAATTAGGTATTTCCTATGTTTATAGAGTTCACGCCTTTATTTTTAGTCCGCTATGCTGTTTGAAATTTTCTGTAGATATAAAAGATTGAGTAGTTTCTTGAGTCCATTTGATGTGGGAAGATGACCGTAATGTGTTACCGCCATTTGTGCCACAAAACTGATTGGTGCCCCTGCACATTTCGAATGAGCTTATCGAGTTGAACACTCTTCGCATCCATTATAGACTAATTTGTCTGGACTTGCATCATTTCCCAATTTTGTGTAGACGATGGTATGTTTATATGCTTTCGTATGTAACTTAGCTGACTGTAATTTCTCTGCATGCAGCAATTACTCAACTATTTTACGTACAAGGCTGTGAGGACTGTTATGAACCAGCTGTACGAGATGAACCCTACGCAATATAGGTGGTTGTACGAGTAAGTGATCGACAAGTGATCGATCAGGCCACTTTACCATTTTTCGTAATATGGATTTCACCTCATATTCCAACGACTTTGTTGTTCGAAGTATTACTACTACCACTGTTTTATCTAAATCCTGCTTCCATTTTCTTTGGGACAGTTTTGTTGCAACACACAAGCCTGGCGACGGGAAGCGTTTCCTCCGCACCCTTGGGAAGGTATCTATAAATCTTTATACTGTGGTTGCTTCGAACTCAAAACAGGGAagccattttgttttgtttgttctttgttttgtttcgatTATAATTGTATTAGACGCTGAAAAGAAGGGGTTCCTGTAGACCATTCCTTTCGCAACTCGTTTGCGTGGTTGCAATCACTTTCTGGAAACCTGACTATCTAAAGCACAAGACTCACACTTTCACACACATATTTTCTGGCCCTTTGATGTTTTAGTAAAGAAAAGGATACACAAAATCGGGTTTGGATGTTATACATACGCTATTGTTTACCTACAAATTTACGCGAATGACGGAAATACAACCGGTGCTGATTGACAGGAGAGGCATGAACTTGCCGAGAGAGTAATGGTCACACGGCTTCACCTCTACGGTAAATGGGTCAAGGTAAGCAACTTCAAGCATTTTCTTTTCGAACGAGCAAAGCACTTTGATGGAGAAATGTGAGAACCAATTTTTCTTGAATTCTCTTTGATGCAGAAATGTGATCATGCCGAAATATATCAAGGAATATCAGATGAGAACCTGGAGTTGATGCGTGAACGGCTTTTTGAGACCGTGATATGGCCCTCCGATGACAACACGGAGAAGATTGGCTGATCGGGGATCGTAGCGTTCATCGTGTATGGGTGAGGTTGTTCCTTTGTCTAGTCTAGGTATATTTCACGTTACATACCAATTTGGTTCCCGGTCTGTCATTTATATTATTTGCCACCAACTAATAAGCTGCTGAATATCTGTAGACTGTATATAAGAACGTCGTCCACCTCGTTACGTTTAGCTTCCGATTGAGTATATATTTTCGCATATGAATTTGATCGAAATTATAATGCGACGTAAATGGAGATGATGAACAATTTGAATTGCCCGAACCACGGAATCTCCTCGTGCATGCAGATTCAGTTTGAACTGAACCGAAGACGAGCATTGTAGTGATGTGCCTAACTGTAGGATGCTGTCTATCGAGATATCGTTTTTGCTTTGGTTACGTTGGAAGGGAATCGAATATTTGACCAATTTCTCAGATTTAACGAAACATGCCTACAAATTTGCTTGGCTAAAAGAACTTGGTTCAAAGCTCTATAAACGACGTGAGTAAAAACCCGCTTCAGTTCTTGTCCACGCTATCAATTAACACTTGCGATCTAATAAATGTTCAATTTCCAAAACATTCGTTAATTCAATTTCCCTAAGTTCTAATTGCAATGTTTACATCGTCCACAAGAATGTTAACCCAAGGCCAACATGGTCCCATGTTCAAGTTCAAATATTTGTAGCGCGTTTACGTAAGGGTAATTGGAATCAAGAAACAGAATTGAATTCTGATTACGGTATACTCCGGTGTTTACTAAATCTGGAGGAATCAAAATTTAGTGGGTCCCACACAAATTTTGGAATCCAATTCCAATATTTGGTTGATTTGGATTCCTAAGATAAATGAGGTATTTGGATTCCGGATGGCTTGGGGAATCAGAATACTAACTTTTTTCCCTTTATGCCCTCACTTACTTTCATTATTTCCAAGATTATCCTTTTAACCCTAGACTATTATTTCCCTTTTCACGCTACAATATCTTAACGTTTTGGAACGGTTAGTTGATTAATTCAGTCGACCTAGAGTAAATTCAATCGATATAAAGTAACTCTGTAAATACATGCATAATCATTTTGTTACTCAATGCAGAATCCGTTTGTTACTTCATGCAGAATCAGTTTGTTACTCAATGCAGAATCAGTTTGTTACTATTATAtactatatcaaattttattaaaaaaaagtatataaaatatttgatttgggataaaggcattttagtaattatactggtttatattccaattctgctgaattagtaaacagctttatGGAATTGTATTTCGATTCCAGACAATTTTAGTAAACAATTTCAACatgaatctgattctgattccacctcatttcaattcctcctcaatcaaattcctcacaatttgattacggattagtaaacgcacCATTAGATTGGGATAATACCGAGAAATTTTTTCATATCCTCGATCGAAatcaaaataatatcaaagAAAGAGATGGGATGTCCGCACAAACTTAAAATCTCAATTCGTGCAGTAAATGCATTATTTGTTCATATACGATCGCACTCAACACCTCCTTTATTTGTAAGATATTTCTGTATGACCTGCACTCAATAATATGTGGGCGGCATAATGTATCGGGCAATTGCGGTACTAGTCCCCAAAGGGCTTTCTAAACTCCGACGCAGTACAATCTTCTGCAACACAATCAGCCCTGCCTCAATCAAAGTAGCATCAGAGCATCCTTTGCCCGATACTCCTCAACACACAGCTTCCACAAGGCAACATGATGCCACGATTATTCTGGTCACTTTATACATTTGGAAGTAAACGATTGCCGATGTATACATGTCTACAAATCTGACATGATACGACAGTATTGTACACACTACGTGTTGTCAGTCAGATGGTACACTAAGTTTACATAACTACATCAACCATATGATACAAGATAGTAAAAGGTgttcaaaagaaacaaaaatggaACTGGGGAAAAATGATGGGTAACCTGGTTAGGAGTACCCCCAAAATTAGCAAAGCTTCCGCACCGCTCTGACTGGAAAGAAAGCAATGTGTTACacctgcaaaaaaaaataatgatgtaaACATAAACTTGGCTAATTACAAACATCAATTCATGTCGTCATTAAGCTTTTCTCGAGGCCATGGTCAGGGGGGTAGCCAGGGGGGCTGGGGGCCAGGGGGCTTCTCATGGTTGTTGATAATGGTTTGGGACTCGTAACACTTTGGTCCTTATCTTTTAAATTTGGCAGATGGAGGGGTCAAGGGTGTAACCGTTTGTAACTTTAGGAGTGGTTTTTGTTAAATATTAAAAGGACCAAATTGTTATAGGCGACAAAACCCCAGATTTCTCTATCCCAGATGCCCTCTCCAACTCGCTGCACTGTGACGTCGAGCCAGCGGCAGTGCTGGACTGCTCCAGCTGGTTTTGATATATAGAGTTTCTTTTTGGGCTTAAGGGGCAGAATGGGGAGGCTAAAGTTAGTAAGAGATGTTTTGCTGGAATAACAGTACTATAATACTATTCTATTATTTTTACCACACGAAACATTTAACCTGGCTTTCAATTTATATAAGAATAGTTTTgaattaaaacaagaaagtcaTACTAAAAGTCATTGTGACTTGAAGCTTACCATGTGGCTGCAAGCCACGAAGGACGCTGAATATACAATGAGGTCAAAACTAGTGCAACATCATCATTACTCCTGTTCTTTGCCAGTGGTCCGAGGGTAGGAAAATCATGTTGAGCAATCACTGAAGGTTGTAAACTGCCCAAGCATTGTTTTTACTCGAAGCTGTGCCACAATGAATCAGATAAAATTTAATCGAGTATTACATACAATGGATAAATAACCAATTTGAGAGATAAGATAACAACCTTCACGTCTAGGCAAGGATCATTGACCATGCTCTTTACTTGAGAAACTATGCCAGCATCGTGTAGTTTCACAAGGCGGCTAAATGCACCAGGACTTGATGGAAAGGTAAGATTCACAATGGCCCAGACAGAAGCTGTACGTAATTGGTTCTCATTACTCTGCAAAAACTTGAGAATAAAAGATTGTGTCCCATTGTCTCCTTGTGGAATGAGTTGTTGCATAACTGCTTCCTTGTGAAATTCATTCCCACTTGCAACATTGCTAAGCACATACATTCCCTATGTGAAAATGATTTAAAACCATATTATAACgtaaaatatttataatagAAACAGTAAGATCAGCGATAACGATTAGAAAGGAGTCAAAAGCTTCAATCTATTCCTTTCTTCTGCATATTTAGATCTTGTTACTTTAATCATGAGAAAGTAAACACTGGTGTTCTATTAAGTCCCCAGTGGGCCATCACACGATTCACTTCTAGATTGGTTACTTGACTTTTAAGCATAAAAATCTTGTGCACAATTAGAATTGATGGTTAAAGATGGAGATGATGTCACTTTAACTAAAGCATCTGCCTGCTTTCTGACTCATGAAAAGAAACTCACTGGCCCACTAATTGCAAGACCCAGAACTAGAAAACATCTTTTATCAATAAACCTTCAATCAAAACTTGGTATTCCAAATTATCCCTGgttaaacaaacaaataaataactaTGGAATTGGTAAGTTTATTATTCGCAACATTATTATATTGATATACCAAATGCACGTTTTCAGAAATTTCCATTTAAGTATATATTCAACAAACCTGCAATCAAGACGAAATATCAAAATTTAGAACCTGCCATGATTTCACAACATTATTAGACTGATATACCAAATGCATGTTTCAGAAATTTACAGTTACATATATTAACAAACTGGCAATCGGAATGAAGTATCAGAATCTAGAACTGGCACTGCATGTCACCATGGTACCTATAAGATGGCTACTTAATGTCATCAATCTATAGAAAGACATCTAACCTGTATCAAAATTTCATCTTTTGAAGCATTCTGCAATTGCTTCCCAACAGCATCTAATAACATGCCATCTTCAGCAAAGACAAGCTCAACAGACTTCATACATCCATCAACAAGATTCCGGATAAGTGCAAGAGCCTGCTCTTGGACAAAAGGTTCGGGGTCTGCAAGGTGCAAATACATGTAAATTTGAAGcaaacatatgaagaaaaattattaaaggaAAAGTTATAAGCTGCCACCGACAAACCATCACATTACCACAGATGACACTTGCTAATGAAGAAGCTGTGAGCTCCATGAAGATCTCTTGTTTACAGGCATTGTCTGCAAGGAACGTCAAGTTCCTTAAAGCCCATATAGCATTTAACCTCACAGTTGAATCCATTGATCTGGATAACTGAACAAGCTGTTTCACACCTCCACACAGTCCGAACAATGACCTACGCATGGTAAAATCAACTACTACGTTGCCAATCGCACCAAGAGCTGCAACCTGAAAAACAAAGCATTGAACGGAGATTTTCTGTAACTTACCATTTTTTGTTGTAAATGTCTAGGTAAAATATTTAAACTGTGGTGGATAAGCGTAATCTATTATAGGAATAGAAATGAAAATCTAAACTCTAACTGCAGGTATTATCTTGATGACTAATTTTGaattatattatatgtttttaCTGAATTTTATTGTCTATAGCAATAAAGCGCCGAGTAGGCACGGCATCGCGGATGAGTTtgattttcaattaaaatttgtaataatCATCTTTTGTAACATTCTTTATTCAGATACTTGTTGAAGACACAAATTAAAGATGAATTCAGTCTGAAAAATCTGAGTTC
This window of the Malus domestica chromosome 03, GDT2T_hap1 genome carries:
- the LOC103425231 gene encoding chaperonin-like RbcX protein 2, chloroplastic yields the protein MVGAALSLVGSSVVDSHTSPCLCLDALPTTAMNLKSGGEMVLQRNSMAKKHVVKPGSLELGSSFIDFGHDRRFSMKSLPVTGNRSTRKRKNRGFVIVNELGGQYEDSFEDVKTQLLNYFTYKAVRTVMNQLYEMNPTQYRWLYDFVATHKPGDGKRFLRTLGKERHELAERVMVTRLHLYGKWVKKCDHAEIYQGISDENLELMRERLFETVIWPSDDNTEKIG